From Euwallacea similis isolate ESF13 chromosome 11, ESF131.1, whole genome shotgun sequence, the proteins below share one genomic window:
- the LOC136412181 gene encoding calcitonin gene-related peptide type 1 receptor-like produces MTTSVTNHEYFNVTFCGKTNETTKGWCPEIFDNALCWPSTPPGTQANQSCPRFEGFNTNKLAYKECLDNGSWYVNQDNITWSDYTECIDFESLEFFNFINFLYIIGYSVSLAALGVSLVIFFSFRGLRCTRIKIHVQLFLSFIFNNITWIIWYRKVVAQVATPLQNPFWCQILHVSKEYFMVANYMWMFCEALHLHLALVVVFVREERTTKWFYGIGWGLPFFIVLVHSLIRMYYNRDTDLCWLHENAFGSWFISVPIAITLMFSIIFLVNILRVILTIMHPNSPNPAPVGIRRAVRAALILTPLFGLQFILIPVRPYTGHPMYYVYVYTSVIIIPYQGLCCAILFCFANHDVHQAIKRSFQRNLTRQSTRWSNCQTGDSAAAIFMLNGSGSNNGNVVPLLSIRRKSTQNSVKV; encoded by the exons ATGACCACGTCAGTGACCAATCACGAGTATTTTAATGTGACCTTTTGCGGCAAGACCAACGAGACAACGAAGG GGTGGTGCCCGGAAATCTTCGACAACGCCCTTTGTTGGCCGTCAACCCCCCCTGGAACCCAGGCAAACCAGTCCTGTCCCCGTTTTGAGGGTTTTAACACCAATAAACTGGCTTACAAAGAGTGCTTGGACAACGGGTCTTGGTACGTTAACCAAGACAACATAACCTGGTCCGATTATACTGAGTGTATTGATTTTGAGTCCTTAGAG tTCTTCAACTTCATCAATTTCCTATATATCATCGGCTACTCAGTGTCGCTGGCGGCCTTGGGTGTTTCTCTAGTCATCTTCTTTTCATTCAG AGGACTGCGCTGTACTCGCATCAAAATCCATGTGCAGCTCTTCCTCTCTTTCATCTTCAACAACATCACCTGGATTATTTGGTACAGGAAGGTGGTGGCTCAGGTTGCTACCCCCTTGCAGAACCCT TTTTGGTGTCAGATACTGCATGTCTCTAAAGAGTACTTTATGGTGGCCAACTACATGTGGATGTTTTGCGAAGCCCTGCACCTGCATTTGGCCCTGGTGGTGGTTTTTGTGAGAGAGGAACGCACCACTAAATGGTTCTATGGGATAGGGTGGGGGCTGCCCTTTTTTATAGTGTTGGTGCACAGCTTGATAAGAATGTATTATAACAGGGACACAGACTT ATGCTGGCTGCACGAAAACGCTTTCGGATCTTGGTTCATCAGCGTCCCCATAGCCATAACTTTGATGTTTTCTATTA TTTTCCTCGTCAACATTCTCCGAGTAATTCTAACGATAATGCACCCAAATTCGCCCAATCCCGCCCCCGTGGGCATTCGGAGGGCGGTTAGGGCGGCCCTCATTCTCACCCCTCTTTTCGGACTGCAATTCATCTTGATCCCCGTGCGACCCTACACTGGACACCCCATGTATTATGTCTACGTTTACACCAGCGTCATCATTATTCCTTACCAG GGTCTTTGCTGCGccattttgttctgtttcGCCAACCATGACGTGCATCAGGCCATCAAAAGGAGCTTTCAGAGGAACTTGACGCGGCAGAGTACTAGATGGAGCAACTGTCAGACTGGCGACAGTGCTGCTGCAATCTTCATGCTCAATGGTAGTGGAAGCAATAATGGAAACGTCGTTCCTTTGCTCTCAATCCGCCGCAAATCCACACAAAATTCCGTGAAAGTCTAA